In Flavobacterium sp. N1736, the following are encoded in one genomic region:
- a CDS encoding T9SS type A sorting domain-containing protein → MKKTLLFFLFLFTTIFHAQVSNIEHCSGETAFNLTSKKAELIGNLNPAETTVSYHLSLASATNNTNALPDPTYYIAGTSLTTIYARINNNGNITTNYFNLIIHNYLSVTPSLTPIACNGRTADLTINASGGSGSYKYSLNGGEFITNNVFLGLRPGVKNFDVIDTVTGCTRSFSYTITEPAVVAAIASVNKNTITVTASGGFPPYQYSIDGDHFKSSNVFTNVSPGNYNIIVIDSPACRTYVAATVQPPLSSTAVITKQLDCLGTGTASITANGVGGKTPYSYSLNGGAYQTNNIFNNLTAGTYTVTVTDAENTVSTPTAITIQAYSPIAITWNNTNLSCIGSNDGTAVIMATGGVAPYSYSIDNGAYGSGNVFNNLSASNHTISVKDATGCGITSFLTILQPDPILINESVVNSSVNNDGSITIAASGGSNSYLYSLKDATGNVLISQQASNVFSGLSVGSYKVEVIDSRGCFSVKDVTIAALSTLAVNVTVGNVTCDNLNGSITIVATGGVAPYRYSIDDGVNYYSSTVYKYLDLKTYSVKVKDAQNTVVSTTATVTQATTLTISAKTQAASIACNGDKTGVITATATGGLQPYKYSIDGITFQSAKTFYNLKAGSYNVTVKDANGCMALINIAVTQRPALSATAKIVNDQNIVITPDGGTTLYTYYLENTTTGTELGPETIGTFTKLPVGVYTAKVLDSNGCLFTIPGINIQAPSSTALAAISVVDPAGCVFNGRITIAATGGREPYSYSINNGTNYSSSNVFSSLTPNTYTVKVRDADLNTTSHSVKIDYKYPPSIYADVTNVSCKGSSTGSITVISYGGAGPFQFSLNGGTYFYDSPTFNNLAAGTYNISVRDNNICESTLTVVVTEPTALSATAFASANQGIVANASGGTAPYSYSVENGSGAVVVPSQSNNTFTNLPIGLYTVKVIDAHACTTSVSNINVVASTPLSATAIATNVTCSNPGGTVTFTTSGGITPYQYSIDNGANYSASNTFTNLTAGNYSLKVKDALNTVVNLNATIAQTTPLKVFAQILTPVNCNGDTSGLIFCTATGGSGLYQYSIDGIKFQGSRYFTNLKAGTYTITLKDYSDECVAITTPITLTDPPVLSATAVVNGQTVSVSAVGGTGTYGYYLENTATGDRLGLLESGKFPALAPGNYTAKAVDSRGCFFNIPGIIVQAPSSTALTVVSVVSDQTCSTTGRVTLIATGGTPPYQYSLNNGSTYSASNLFVSLPPFTYAAKVRDSNLNTVTESVTVNPVWSVIRATAAVTNVSCQGNNNGIITVTATGGKAPYSYSINGEHHTNANTFYELSPGTYVVGVSDQNSCDYTLTVEVKEPAPLKVTATMGAKQSITANVFGGTAPFSYSLTDKNGVTSVAQTSNKFTNVPVGLYTLNIVDVNACSVSLSNVNVLPDPLAAIATINQVTCDNPTGTITVTAMGGSGVYQYSIDNEAHYYASNVFSNLQPGNYTITVKDSLNNVFTFNAVIIPVNPVHLNATITSQQSCTGPGTIEAIAAGGQAPYVYSLNGGAYLSATTFSVYAGVYTVTVKDINGCTDTVTITVEATPFLVASVIVENQTITVTTTGGSGVYDFSLDGGPYQSSNVFTNLSYGIHQVYTRDQSGCIAVNSFAIDPPAPVIDGEKVITIEFTPGQTLGDLVIQGQNIKWYSTSGSLPAKASKSAETTLPLSTILVDGTTYYASQTINGIESTERLAVTAKVKGSLSTPDFVLANFTYYPNPVQHTLSISNTSNIDEVEIISVSGKSILTKKINNTQSEIDLSNVSSGFYFLKVKSEGKTKTIKIVKK, encoded by the coding sequence ATGAAAAAAACTCTACTTTTTTTTCTTTTTCTATTTACCACCATTTTTCACGCTCAAGTCAGTAATATTGAGCACTGCTCTGGAGAAACCGCTTTTAATTTAACGTCTAAAAAGGCAGAATTAATAGGGAATTTAAATCCTGCAGAAACTACAGTTAGTTATCATTTAAGTCTTGCAAGTGCAACCAATAATACAAATGCGCTGCCTGATCCTACTTATTATATAGCCGGGACTTCTTTGACAACAATTTATGCGAGAATTAACAATAATGGAAATATTACAACCAATTATTTTAATCTTATTATTCACAATTATTTAAGTGTAACACCTTCGCTTACGCCAATTGCATGCAATGGCCGTACTGCGGATTTAACTATTAATGCTTCGGGTGGAAGCGGTTCGTACAAATATTCATTGAACGGGGGTGAATTTATCACTAATAATGTTTTTTTGGGTCTGCGCCCGGGAGTTAAAAATTTTGACGTAATTGATACTGTTACGGGTTGTACGAGATCTTTTAGTTACACAATAACAGAACCAGCTGTTGTGGCTGCCATTGCGAGTGTAAATAAAAATACGATTACTGTTACCGCTTCGGGAGGATTTCCTCCTTATCAATATTCTATAGACGGTGACCATTTTAAATCCAGTAATGTTTTTACAAATGTAAGCCCCGGAAACTATAATATTATAGTAATTGATTCTCCGGCATGTAGGACATATGTAGCGGCTACTGTACAACCTCCTTTAAGTTCGACGGCTGTTATCACGAAACAATTGGATTGTTTGGGTACTGGTACTGCTTCGATTACGGCTAATGGTGTGGGCGGAAAAACGCCTTACAGTTATTCTTTAAACGGTGGAGCGTATCAAACAAATAATATTTTTAATAATTTAACGGCTGGTACGTATACTGTAACTGTAACTGATGCCGAAAATACGGTTTCGACTCCAACTGCAATTACAATACAGGCTTATTCACCTATTGCAATTACATGGAATAATACAAATTTAAGCTGTATTGGCTCTAATGACGGAACTGCAGTAATAATGGCAACCGGCGGTGTAGCTCCGTATTCTTATTCAATAGATAATGGTGCTTATGGCTCAGGTAATGTTTTTAATAATTTATCGGCTTCAAATCATACAATATCTGTAAAAGATGCTACAGGATGTGGTATCACCTCTTTCTTAACGATATTGCAGCCTGATCCTATACTGATTAATGAAAGTGTTGTAAATTCGAGCGTAAATAATGACGGATCAATTACTATTGCGGCTTCGGGAGGAAGTAATTCTTATCTCTATTCTCTTAAAGATGCTACTGGAAATGTTTTAATATCTCAACAAGCTTCTAATGTTTTTTCCGGTCTTTCTGTAGGATCCTACAAGGTTGAGGTTATCGATTCTCGCGGGTGTTTTTCCGTGAAAGATGTTACCATTGCCGCATTATCAACACTTGCTGTTAACGTAACTGTTGGTAATGTAACGTGCGATAATCTTAACGGATCAATTACTATTGTTGCAACGGGAGGAGTTGCTCCATATCGATATTCTATAGATGACGGGGTTAACTATTATTCTTCAACAGTATATAAATACCTGGATCTTAAAACTTATAGTGTCAAAGTTAAAGATGCACAAAACACTGTTGTCAGCACTACTGCAACAGTTACTCAGGCAACGACACTAACGATATCTGCCAAAACACAAGCGGCTTCTATAGCTTGTAATGGAGATAAAACCGGTGTTATCACTGCTACGGCAACGGGTGGTTTACAGCCTTATAAATATTCTATTGATGGTATTACATTTCAATCTGCCAAGACTTTCTACAATCTGAAAGCCGGCAGTTATAATGTTACGGTAAAAGATGCAAATGGATGTATGGCCTTGATTAATATTGCAGTAACACAACGACCTGCTTTATCGGCTACTGCCAAAATTGTTAATGATCAAAATATAGTTATTACTCCTGACGGAGGAACTACACTTTATACGTATTATCTTGAAAATACGACTACGGGAACTGAACTTGGCCCTGAAACAATTGGCACATTTACTAAGTTGCCTGTTGGAGTTTATACTGCAAAGGTGCTTGATTCTAATGGCTGTCTTTTTACTATACCGGGAATAAATATACAAGCTCCATCATCAACGGCATTAGCTGCTATTTCAGTTGTAGATCCTGCAGGTTGTGTATTTAATGGAAGAATTACTATAGCTGCTACGGGAGGTAGAGAACCTTATTCATATTCGATCAATAATGGTACTAATTATTCTTCATCAAATGTTTTTAGCAGCCTTACGCCAAATACATATACGGTAAAAGTTCGTGACGCTGATTTGAACACGACTAGTCATTCGGTTAAAATAGACTATAAATATCCTCCATCGATTTATGCTGATGTAACAAATGTAAGCTGCAAAGGCAGTAGTACCGGTTCTATTACTGTAATAAGTTATGGTGGTGCTGGTCCTTTTCAATTTTCACTAAACGGAGGTACTTATTTCTATGATTCGCCTACATTTAACAATTTAGCAGCTGGTACTTATAATATAAGTGTTCGAGATAATAATATTTGCGAAAGTACTTTAACGGTCGTAGTAACAGAACCGACCGCTTTATCTGCAACTGCTTTCGCAAGTGCTAATCAAGGTATCGTTGCTAATGCATCAGGAGGAACTGCTCCATATTCTTATTCTGTAGAAAACGGAAGCGGTGCAGTAGTCGTTCCGTCTCAAAGCAATAATACATTTACTAATTTACCTATTGGTCTTTATACCGTAAAGGTTATAGATGCTCATGCATGCACTACGTCAGTATCTAATATAAATGTTGTAGCATCAACACCACTTTCTGCTACGGCTATTGCAACTAATGTAACTTGTAGTAATCCTGGAGGAACAGTAACTTTTACTACATCAGGAGGTATTACTCCATATCAATATTCAATAGATAACGGAGCTAATTATTCGGCATCAAATACATTTACTAATTTAACTGCCGGCAATTATTCTTTAAAAGTTAAAGATGCACTAAATACTGTTGTCAATCTTAATGCAACTATTGCACAGACTACTCCTTTAAAAGTTTTTGCCCAAATATTAACTCCTGTAAATTGTAATGGCGATACTAGTGGTTTAATCTTTTGTACAGCAACAGGCGGTTCTGGTTTATATCAGTATTCTATTGATGGAATTAAATTTCAGGGCAGTCGATATTTTACTAATCTAAAGGCTGGCACTTATACTATTACCTTAAAAGATTATAGTGATGAATGCGTAGCTATCACTACTCCAATTACATTAACAGATCCACCTGTTTTATCTGCTACCGCAGTTGTAAATGGTCAGACTGTATCTGTATCTGCTGTTGGAGGAACTGGGACTTATGGTTATTATCTTGAAAATACGGCTACAGGAGATCGATTAGGACTATTAGAAAGTGGCAAATTTCCTGCATTAGCTCCTGGAAATTATACTGCAAAAGCCGTTGATTCTCGTGGTTGTTTTTTTAATATCCCTGGAATAATTGTACAAGCTCCATCATCAACAGCATTAACTGTAGTTTCAGTTGTATCTGATCAAACTTGTTCTACCACAGGAAGGGTAACTTTAATAGCTACCGGAGGTACACCTCCATATCAATATTCATTAAATAATGGAAGTACTTATTCAGCATCAAATCTTTTTGTTAGTTTACCTCCTTTTACCTATGCTGCTAAAGTTCGTGATTCTAACCTTAATACGGTTACAGAGTCAGTTACTGTAAATCCTGTATGGTCTGTTATCAGAGCCACTGCAGCTGTTACTAATGTAAGCTGTCAGGGTAATAACAATGGAATTATTACAGTAACGGCAACCGGAGGAAAAGCCCCTTATAGTTACTCGATAAATGGCGAACATCATACCAATGCAAATACATTTTATGAATTAAGTCCGGGAACTTATGTGGTTGGAGTGAGCGATCAGAATAGTTGTGATTATACCCTAACTGTTGAGGTAAAAGAGCCGGCACCTTTAAAAGTAACTGCTACAATGGGTGCTAAGCAAAGTATCACAGCTAATGTTTTTGGAGGAACTGCGCCTTTCTCCTATTCTCTAACAGACAAAAATGGTGTAACATCTGTGGCTCAAACCAGTAATAAATTTACTAATGTGCCTGTAGGTCTTTATACCTTAAATATTGTTGATGTAAATGCATGTAGTGTATCATTATCTAATGTAAATGTACTTCCGGACCCGCTTGCTGCAATAGCAACTATCAATCAGGTAACTTGTGATAATCCTACGGGAACAATAACAGTAACTGCAATGGGAGGCTCAGGAGTTTATCAATATTCTATAGACAACGAAGCGCATTATTATGCTTCAAATGTCTTTTCAAATTTACAACCCGGCAATTATACTATAACAGTTAAAGATTCTCTAAATAATGTATTTACTTTCAATGCCGTAATTATTCCTGTAAACCCGGTTCATCTTAATGCAACCATTACTTCTCAGCAATCTTGTACTGGTCCGGGAACAATAGAAGCAATCGCAGCCGGAGGTCAGGCACCTTATGTTTATTCATTAAATGGAGGAGCATATTTGTCTGCAACTACTTTTAGTGTATATGCCGGTGTATATACTGTAACAGTAAAAGACATTAATGGCTGTACAGATACTGTCACGATAACAGTAGAGGCAACACCATTTTTAGTTGCTTCAGTAATTGTAGAAAACCAGACGATAACTGTTACCACAACTGGCGGAAGCGGAGTATATGACTTTAGCCTTGATGGAGGTCCGTATCAGTCAAGTAATGTTTTCACGAATTTATCTTATGGAATTCATCAGGTATATACAAGAGATCAAAGTGGTTGTATTGCAGTAAACAGTTTTGCTATAGATCCGCCAGCTCCTGTAATCGATGGTGAAAAGGTAATAACAATCGAATTTACGCCTGGACAAACTTTAGGAGATTTGGTTATTCAAGGTCAAAATATTAAATGGTACAGCACTTCTGGTTCTTTACCTGCAAAAGCAAGTAAATCTGCTGAAACTACTTTGCCTTTATCAACAATTTTAGTTGATGGAACTACGTATTATGCATCACAAACTATAAACGGAATAGAAAGTACAGAACGTCTTGCGGTTACGGCAAAAGTAAAAGGTTCGCTTTCTACACCGGATTTTGTTTTAGCTAATTTCACTTATTATCCAAATCCTGTTCAGCATACTTTAAGTATTAGCAATACTTCGAATATTGATGAGGTTGAAATAATTTCTGTTTCAGGAAAATCAATCTTAACGAAGAAAATAAATAATACGCAATCTGAAATTGATTTATCGAATGTTTCGTCCGGGTTTTATTTCTTAAAAGTAAAATCTGAAGGAAAGACAAAGACAATCAAAATTGTGAAGAAATAA
- a CDS encoding retropepsin-like aspartic protease has translation MENLHEVLKKEKYKKIKFKVTKTQHLLIKAKINGVSGNFILDTGASNTCIGFESMERFEISSKKSKTKASGAGGTGMKTEVSAHNNLQIGSWKNTDFGLVIFDLSHVNEALEAYKAKAVHGIIGADVLLEGKAIIDYFNHYLYLK, from the coding sequence ATGGAAAATCTTCACGAGGTTCTCAAAAAAGAGAAATACAAAAAAATAAAATTTAAAGTTACCAAAACGCAGCATCTTTTAATAAAAGCCAAAATAAACGGTGTTTCGGGAAATTTTATTTTAGATACCGGAGCGTCTAATACCTGCATTGGTTTTGAAAGTATGGAACGTTTTGAGATTTCATCAAAAAAATCGAAAACAAAAGCCTCCGGAGCCGGCGGAACTGGTATGAAAACAGAAGTCTCGGCTCATAATAATTTACAGATCGGGAGTTGGAAAAATACGGATTTTGGCTTGGTAATTTTTGATCTTTCACACGTAAATGAAGCTCTTGAAGCTTATAAAGCAAAAGCTGTTCACGGAATTATTGGTGCTGATGTTTTGCTTGAGGGCAAAGCAATAATAGATTATTTTAATCATTATTTGTATTTAAAATAA
- a CDS encoding CHAT domain-containing protein, which yields MTKLYCSILFFSTLILFGQKSLNSEDKIYNAIDVFVANPSAKALQNLTNTETAFWKNAKPKTKDELLAIVVLNCNKAYYENQFGQTQKAISSYEKAWQIYQKKQLSNYDIIEFCLKPLGNLYTVLGDYDNAENIIKQYFFIVNTSKNYPESQKQKFAAILNLSNVYQSSGKTSLAIELLESTLKTEQLSNVQKGILLNNLGNSYLLDSQKLVFVVNSRDNSEKAFESSIQYLKNEKDQSETLSNSYRNLASLNRQWQNFDIADSYLEKAEKLFFETPNQQPRKIAKLYYEKALLLFDEQKFDESAKQIQAIFKILIPNYNSKNILPNENELYAETVLIDVLDLQAEIFVRQNQLKKTLEAFRLSFRIEDLLMNLVVYENSKIITQIRARNRTEKCISIYDRLYQKENKIEYLKEAFQLSERTKSGILKGYRSNIKSASAEEKQLLQQLQNLNNVILKEQQKGNSANISNINSAIKKQNELMLSLKKIESENLDYIPENFDLKALFSKLEKDKAVMVYYFMGSEFLYYFTLQKNRITLNHIYITDTAIPTIATFLDYFNSSNNIINNISGYNHTGYDVYHMLKLPQNTIHKNLIIIPDGILNFLPFEALITKESSTTNFAKMHYLLNDFKIGYNTSASFYLNSKPVSNSEKTVLGVFPVFEKTAFELGYSKNELESIRSSFKGKYLENAQASFANFKNNANQYSILHLSTHASSGDIETPASIKFYDQEILYSELYNLNINPDLVVLSACETGIGKLYKAEGAMSVARGFQFAGAQNLLFSLWKVNDYTTSVFMTDFYKNIKNNVPYFEANANAKLDFLNDKSISNAKKSPYYWSSFVYYGSIAAEEKPSNYIFYMISLLAVIGLFLVFNHYRKWKIFTRFSKKRNTKK from the coding sequence ATGACAAAACTATATTGCTCTATTTTATTCTTCTCAACTCTGATTTTATTCGGGCAGAAATCGCTGAATTCTGAAGATAAAATATATAATGCAATTGATGTTTTTGTGGCGAATCCTTCGGCGAAAGCTTTGCAAAATTTAACGAATACTGAAACTGCTTTTTGGAAAAACGCTAAGCCTAAAACTAAAGATGAATTATTGGCGATTGTGGTTTTAAACTGCAATAAAGCGTATTATGAAAACCAATTTGGGCAAACTCAAAAAGCGATTTCAAGTTATGAAAAAGCATGGCAAATCTATCAGAAAAAACAGCTTTCTAATTATGATATTATTGAATTTTGCCTGAAACCTTTGGGTAACTTATATACTGTTTTGGGCGATTATGACAACGCAGAAAACATTATAAAGCAGTATTTTTTTATCGTAAATACGTCTAAAAACTATCCTGAATCTCAGAAACAAAAATTTGCTGCAATTCTCAATTTATCAAATGTGTATCAGAGTTCCGGTAAAACTTCTTTGGCAATTGAATTATTAGAAAGCACTTTAAAAACAGAGCAATTATCGAATGTTCAAAAAGGCATTTTACTGAATAATTTGGGGAATAGTTATTTATTAGATTCTCAGAAATTGGTGTTCGTTGTAAATTCCCGCGATAATTCCGAAAAGGCTTTTGAATCTTCAATACAGTATTTAAAAAACGAAAAAGATCAATCTGAAACGTTATCGAATTCTTATAGAAATTTAGCTTCATTAAACAGGCAATGGCAAAACTTTGATATTGCGGATTCTTATTTAGAAAAAGCTGAAAAACTGTTTTTTGAAACTCCGAACCAACAACCCAGAAAAATTGCAAAGCTGTATTATGAAAAAGCTTTACTACTTTTTGATGAACAAAAATTTGATGAAAGTGCAAAGCAAATCCAGGCTATTTTTAAAATCCTGATTCCGAATTACAATTCAAAAAATATTCTTCCTAATGAAAATGAATTGTATGCAGAAACGGTTTTAATTGATGTTCTTGATTTACAGGCAGAAATTTTCGTTCGACAAAATCAGCTTAAAAAAACGCTTGAAGCTTTTCGGCTTTCTTTTCGTATTGAAGATTTATTGATGAACCTTGTGGTTTATGAAAATTCGAAAATCATTACACAAATTCGGGCACGAAATCGTACAGAAAAATGCATTTCGATTTATGACAGATTGTATCAAAAGGAAAACAAAATCGAATATCTGAAAGAAGCTTTTCAGTTATCTGAAAGAACAAAATCAGGAATATTGAAAGGTTATCGTTCGAATATTAAAAGTGCTTCTGCAGAAGAAAAACAGCTTTTACAGCAACTTCAAAACTTAAATAATGTTATTTTAAAAGAACAGCAAAAAGGAAATTCGGCGAATATTTCGAATATAAATTCGGCAATAAAAAAGCAAAATGAACTGATGCTTTCGCTGAAAAAAATCGAGTCTGAAAATCTGGATTATATTCCTGAAAATTTTGATTTAAAAGCTTTATTCTCAAAATTAGAGAAAGATAAAGCGGTTATGGTTTATTATTTTATGGGTTCTGAATTTCTATATTATTTCACTTTGCAAAAGAACCGAATTACTCTAAATCATATTTATATTACTGATACTGCAATTCCGACAATTGCAACATTTCTTGATTATTTCAACAGCTCAAATAATATTATTAATAATATTTCGGGATATAATCACACTGGATACGATGTTTATCATATGTTGAAATTACCTCAAAATACAATCCATAAAAACCTCATCATTATTCCTGACGGTATTTTAAATTTTCTGCCTTTTGAAGCTTTAATTACGAAAGAATCTTCTACAACAAATTTTGCTAAAATGCATTATTTGCTGAATGATTTTAAAATTGGGTATAATACTTCGGCTAGTTTTTATCTCAATTCTAAACCTGTTTCAAATTCAGAAAAAACAGTTTTGGGCGTTTTTCCGGTTTTCGAAAAAACAGCTTTTGAATTGGGTTATTCGAAGAATGAACTGGAATCGATTCGAAGTAGTTTTAAGGGGAAATATTTAGAAAATGCTCAGGCTTCATTTGCCAATTTTAAAAATAATGCAAATCAATATTCGATTTTACATTTGAGTACGCATGCTTCTTCGGGTGATATTGAAACTCCGGCGAGTATTAAGTTTTATGATCAGGAAATTTTATATTCTGAATTGTACAATCTTAATATAAATCCGGATTTGGTGGTTTTAAGTGCCTGCGAAACCGGAATTGGGAAACTCTACAAAGCGGAAGGCGCAATGAGCGTTGCAAGGGGTTTTCAGTTTGCGGGAGCGCAGAATTTATTATTTTCGCTGTGGAAAGTGAACGATTATACAACATCTGTTTTTATGACTGATTTTTATAAAAACATCAAAAATAATGTTCCTTATTTTGAAGCGAATGCAAATGCAAAACTGGACTTTTTGAATGATAAATCGATTTCAAATGCTAAGAAATCGCCTTATTATTGGAGTTCTTTTGTTTATTACGGATCTATTGCTGCAGAAGAAAAACCGAGCAATTATATCTTTTACATGATTAGTTTATTGGCTGTAATTGGCTTATTTTTGGTTTTCAATCATTACCGAAAATGGAAAATCTTCACGAGGTTCTCAAAAAAGAGAAATACAAAAAAATAA
- a CDS encoding PKD domain-containing protein — MKPQLSIFFILFSIFSIGQTKVKDTITRRANIGFILNGNTVTYKPETPPLIPISGAPKPSYSYLWELGDGHYSKEAEPKHVYKNKGTYTTRLAVTNNYDNGKPPATRPKKVAVNDITDTNYKDIASLADQNGFAIIKNCDPIPEQEMVVVVGYQNMENYVASGKLYLFYNEKQFKSNNFELVDFRTYANEREVKENTVASVNDIDDSNNYVASAENILKIKKYRNTTTEEDLDASLLDANKTYHNVSVLEFDDANPGETHNVFYTFKTTPEMIKDTSATVTMRGIFVPNRSYKNHKIKNLEMEIVTSHDPNKMGSNGSFMNYRLVRFKRVNFKTRFQNNGEGPARMIRLETDVPDMFDKKTFQIEDMYPKCPICPKGEEPTVSCLDTIIKQKQIFFTFKNIYLPGSEQKNVHEKDSTKGFVKYSMKFAEDFHKVKTRSRTAIIFDKNEPIITNYATTRFLPGISIGVKAGYNLYPDLDKSTSYFVGATISPFKSYRFYWQAEWINALNKYDNDITITDVVNTNPNGVRQLVRTTTTAENKNVNWEVPILLRYNINNYIGIGAGIQANINVSEEQNQNIKIETFEGDKENFLISTTTTSNTVKNSFADFKTGLLFDLTAGFARIGPSLGARYVINFEQGFNYFQFYGIWKF, encoded by the coding sequence ATGAAACCACAACTGTCTATTTTCTTTATTCTATTTTCTATTTTCTCAATAGGACAAACCAAAGTAAAAGACACCATAACCCGCAGAGCCAATATTGGTTTTATCTTAAACGGAAATACCGTTACTTATAAGCCTGAAACCCCGCCGTTAATACCAATTTCGGGTGCGCCAAAACCAAGTTATTCTTATTTATGGGAACTTGGCGACGGTCATTACAGTAAAGAAGCAGAGCCAAAACATGTCTATAAAAACAAAGGAACTTATACCACAAGACTTGCCGTAACCAACAATTACGACAACGGAAAACCTCCGGCAACACGACCAAAAAAAGTAGCTGTAAACGACATTACAGATACTAATTATAAAGACATTGCATCACTGGCAGATCAAAACGGATTTGCAATAATTAAAAACTGCGATCCAATTCCGGAACAGGAAATGGTAGTTGTAGTAGGTTATCAAAATATGGAGAATTATGTTGCGAGCGGAAAGCTGTATTTATTCTATAATGAGAAACAATTTAAAAGCAATAATTTTGAATTAGTCGATTTTAGAACTTATGCAAACGAACGCGAAGTAAAAGAAAATACTGTTGCTTCTGTTAACGATATTGACGATTCTAATAATTATGTGGCTTCTGCTGAAAATATTCTCAAAATTAAAAAATACCGAAATACAACTACAGAAGAAGATCTTGATGCTTCGTTATTAGACGCGAATAAAACCTATCATAATGTTTCGGTTTTAGAATTTGATGATGCCAATCCGGGAGAAACGCATAATGTTTTTTATACGTTTAAAACAACTCCCGAAATGATAAAAGATACGAGCGCAACAGTTACCATGCGCGGTATTTTTGTACCAAACAGAAGTTATAAAAACCACAAAATAAAAAATCTGGAAATGGAAATTGTAACTTCTCACGATCCCAACAAAATGGGCTCGAACGGAAGTTTTATGAATTACAGATTGGTTCGTTTTAAACGTGTAAATTTTAAAACCCGTTTTCAAAACAACGGCGAAGGTCCGGCGAGAATGATTCGGTTAGAAACGGATGTTCCGGATATGTTTGATAAAAAAACATTCCAGATTGAAGATATGTATCCAAAATGTCCAATTTGCCCAAAAGGTGAAGAACCAACCGTAAGTTGTCTCGATACTATTATTAAGCAAAAACAGATTTTTTTTACTTTCAAAAATATTTATTTACCGGGAAGCGAGCAAAAAAATGTACACGAAAAAGACAGTACAAAAGGTTTTGTAAAATATTCGATGAAGTTTGCCGAAGATTTTCATAAAGTAAAAACCCGAAGCAGAACGGCGATTATTTTTGATAAAAATGAACCTATTATTACCAATTATGCCACGACGCGATTTTTACCCGGAATTTCGATTGGTGTAAAAGCAGGTTATAATTTGTATCCTGATTTAGATAAATCGACCAGTTATTTTGTTGGCGCAACGATTTCACCTTTTAAATCGTATCGCTTTTATTGGCAGGCAGAATGGATAAATGCCTTAAACAAATACGATAACGACATTACTATTACAGATGTAGTAAATACAAATCCAAACGGCGTAAGGCAATTGGTGCGTACCACTACAACTGCTGAAAATAAGAACGTTAATTGGGAAGTTCCAATTTTGCTTCGCTATAATATTAATAATTATATTGGAATTGGCGCCGGAATTCAGGCGAATATAAATGTTTCGGAAGAACAAAATCAGAATATAAAAATCGAGACTTTTGAAGGTGATAAAGAAAATTTTTTAATCAGCACAACTACAACATCGAATACAGTAAAAAACTCTTTTGCTGATTTTAAAACGGGGCTTTTATTTGATTTAACCGCTGGTTTTGCCAGAATCGGGCCGAGTTTAGGCGCGCGTTACGTCATTAACTTTGAACAGGGTTTTAATTATTTCCAGTTTTATGGTATTTGGAAGTTTTAG
- a CDS encoding RNA polymerase sigma factor encodes MSKIKIHPDQKYIEGLAANNSAIIQEIYKKFVPKVVFYIKNNSGDQDHAQDVVQEIMILLFNQAKAKTLELTCPFDAYFFLLCKRKWLNELKKISNKGVTIQEDVGSINEAGLELVEQTEQFNEKQQLFDAMFLKLGDKCQELLKLSFTIKSMEEVAEKLNVTYGYVRKKKSLCIGQLTQWIQENNNFKSLKNN; translated from the coding sequence ATGAGCAAAATCAAAATTCATCCGGATCAAAAATATATTGAAGGACTTGCGGCGAATAACTCGGCGATCATTCAGGAGATTTATAAAAAGTTTGTTCCAAAAGTGGTCTTTTATATAAAGAACAATTCCGGCGATCAGGATCATGCACAAGATGTGGTTCAGGAAATCATGATTTTGCTTTTTAATCAGGCAAAAGCCAAAACATTAGAATTAACCTGCCCGTTTGATGCCTACTTTTTCTTGTTATGCAAAAGAAAATGGCTCAACGAATTGAAAAAAATATCAAATAAAGGGGTAACAATTCAGGAAGATGTGGGATCTATAAATGAAGCCGGACTGGAATTGGTTGAACAAACAGAACAGTTTAATGAAAAACAGCAGCTTTTTGATGCTATGTTTCTAAAATTAGGAGACAAGTGCCAGGAATTGCTAAAGCTGAGTTTTACCATCAAATCGATGGAAGAAGTCGCCGAGAAACTAAACGTTACATACGGTTATGTTCGCAAGAAAAAATCATTATGCATTGGCCAGTTAACACAATGGATTCAGGAAAACAACAACTTTAAATCCCTAAAAAATAATTAG